The window atttcttttctatatcTTAGATTCTGAAACACCGTCCTGATATTCTAATTTTGAGGCCTCATCGGCGGTAGTTTTCCCCGGTTTCTTCCACGGCCGAGGTGCTATTGCAGTAATGCATTCCTCTCCTCCGGCCAACGGTTTTCCTTGATGGTTTGTTCTCTCTTCTGCTTCCTTCTTCTCTTATTCTTTCCTATATCGATCTTACCTCAAGATCCTTTCAATTTTCCTATAAGATTGCGGTTTCTTTCtctgttttaaaattttcgaTTCTAggttttttttggaattttcgTAATCTTTTGGGGTggttcttgttttttttgcAATGTAAGAGCGGCATCTAGCTGTAGTTTGGTGGTTTCTGATTAGTGTGAGTCATGAGTTCGATATGTATTTTGGAGACGTTAATCATAGGGAATTACTCCCTATGGCTGAAATTAGAAGATGTAGGTTGGAGACTTTCTTTGTTTACAAATAAGAAGCATCCTATTAACTGATTGGAATTGAGTGACTGAGaatattgtgtttttcttgtttcttctgtatttgaatttgaatatgaGATATTGGTTTTAGCTTTCTTTATCATGATGTTGCTTTGTGGATTGAGCAGAAATTGAGGACTTCGCCAGCCAGACAAGCTTCTGTTTCAATGGGAGAGATAAATCGTGCAGAGTACGTTTCGGTTGGCGAATCACCTTCTCCTCCAGTCGTCAGTAATGCAAAGAAAGTTTCTGTATTACCACTTGtgtttctcattttctatGAGGTTTCAGGGGGTCCATTTGGAGTTGAGGATAGTGTTGGGGCAGCTGGTCCTTTGTTGGCTCTTCTTGGATTCTTGGTTTTTCCACTTATATGGAGTATTCCTGAGGCATTGATTACTGCTGAGATGGGGACTATGTTCCCCGAAAATGGTGGTTATGTTGTTTGGGTTTCTTCTGCATTAGGTCCATTTTGGGGATTTCAACAGGGTTGGATGAAATGGCTTAGTGGAGTTATTGATAATGCTTTATATCCTGTCTTGTTTCTTGATTATTTGAAGTCAGAGATCCCAGCTCTTGGTGGAGGTCTTCCAAGAGTTGCTGCAGTCTTGGCTTTGACAGTGATCCTCACTTACATGAATTATAGAGGATTAACAATTGTTGGTTGGGTTGCTGTAATCCTTGGTGTTTTCTCAATCCTTCCTTTTGCAGTTATGGGACTTGTGTCTATTCCCAAGCTACGGCCGGCTAGATGGGTTGTAGTGAACCTAAAGGATGTTGACTGGAATCTGTATTTGAACACtcttttttggaatttgaattATTGGGATTCTATTAGCACATTGGCTGGAGAAGTGGAAAATCCAAACAAAACCCTCCCCAAAGCACTTTTTTATGCCTTGATTTTGGTTGTTCTTAGTTACTTTTTGCCTCTTTTAAGTGGGACAGGAGCCATTGCGCTTAATCGCGAACTGTGGACCGATGGCTATTTCTCTGATGTTGCTAAAATTATTGGAGGGGCTTGGTTGGGTTGGTGGATCCAAGGGGCTGCTGCAATGTCGAATATGGGAATGTTTGTGGCTGAGATGAGCAGCGATTCTTTCCAACTTCTTGGAATGGCAGAACGTGGTATGTTACCAGAGTTCTTCAGCAAACGATCTCGTCATGGGACACCATTGATTGGGATACTATTCTCAGCCTCAGGTGTTGTTTTGCTTTCTTGGTTAAGCTTTCAAGAAATTGTGGCGGCAGAAAACTTCTTGTACTGCTTTGGAATGATTCTGGAATTCTTAGCTTTTATCAAGCTAAGGATTAAACATCCAGCTGCATCTCGGCCATACAAGATTCCTGTGGGAACCGCTGGATCAATCCTGATGTGTATTCCTCCAACAATATTAATATGCATAGTGTTGGCTCTTTCAACAGTAAAAGTGATGATTGTGAGTCTAGCCGCTGTGGCAATTGGCTTATTGTTGCAGCCCGGTCTCAAGTATGTTGAAAAGAAGAGATGGCTCAAATTCTCTGTTAGTGCTGACCTCCCTGATCTCCATTTTGCCAACCGAGACCGGCCAGACACCTTAGTATATTAACAGGACTTCACTGATCATTTGGTTTCAAAGAAAGGAAGACTCACGCAGAGACGATAAATGGCGCATTGGAGATCAATATCAGTTGATTCAATGGCAAACTGAAGATCTTGTAAGTTCTTTCTGTTTGATATGTGCTTAAGTTGTAGCATAATCACATTTATCATCCTAGTTTTAGAATGATATtgatgataaatataaaaatgaaaaagaagcaaTCTCAGTTCCTTAAATCAAGCATCAATTAGTAACACTGCTTGTTGAGATGTCTTATGGGTTAACGTTCGAATTCAACAATCCACTGTCCTTAAACTATTCCACTAAAATGTCCATCTCTCTCTGACTAAACAACTTCTCGGACCAAACAACCTTACTCTTATGCCGAAAGCACCAAGGTGATAATTGGTGTGTTGGCTCTGTAGTGTCACGTGAAGTAACTATGGTCATCCTAATCCCATTGAATAATATACATTGcttattctttcaaaactaGAACTTAAAGTCGAACGTTCTTTTgcatgttttaattaattaatttatttcgtCCTCCTGTTTCTCTTCTTGATGATGTCAAATATTTGAGTTCAAACAACAAGATTTTAACCTCCAACTTCTTTATCATTCACCCATCGAACTATGTTTAGGTTGACTTATTGCCACTGCCGTATCTTGCTATTTTTAATGGCTGGAtccatatatatgtatttgttcCATTTTTGACATAATGCCTCGACGAATTCCATCACAGTCAATTTGTTAACAATTGACAATGGGTGGTTTAGCataattcaaacataaaatttgtattattgatTTCGAGATTGagattcaatttcttttttcatgcTATATATTATGGGGAAAATAATTGTAGCATGCGTATAACATTAGTTTTTCATATGGTTATATTTATAGTAATGTGAAATAGCCTTTTTAACTTAGGGTGGTGTCTATCTTTGTACAACAATTTGTTGGTATGTTTACAAAAGGCATTGAAATTCCGTGAaggaattaaaaaagttaaaaaaagaaaagaaaagaaaagctgTTTATACTTTATAGTAAGCTTCTGGTTGAATGAAATGTTTACTCATtttggtaacattttaaaattctcttgggaaaagaaaaagagattaaattaTACACTCAATTGGGTGTgtatactttcaaatttgttaataaCACCATTGAAGTGAAGTGATTTAAGATAAGATGATGTTTGAGttgctatattttcaaactttataagGGTATTTGTAAGGAAGCCAAAAATACTATAATTCAGTTGGTAAGGGTACAGTGTTTAaacaactttgaaattttaactaaACTTCTAAACTGTGGGTGAATACGAATATAGTATAGCTTAATAGTAATTGtggttattttcatttaagaGTAATTGACATGACACGTGgataagaaaatagtaataataatatataggaAGAAGGCTGAAATTGGAAAAGGCAGCTCAAAAAATGGGTCATTTTGGTGAGATTCAGTAGAGATTGAAGACAATAGTAGGAATCCTTTTCTgtaaaattatgatatttctCAATCAAGGACAAAATCAGCTTTTCCCCCACAAAAGAGGGAGTCATGTCCTGACCCTCAACACTATGATATTCTCCCTTTCACATTGAATCATTGATAATTCAACATCCAAAAAGCCTCTCCTTGAcaacacaaataataataataacaaccaTATCTTTGGAGTATGATAATTTCAAAAGGTTAGATTGTGTCTTTCAATCCaatctatattatatttttaggttGTTAACTCGAAAAGGTTAGATTGTGTCTTTCAATCCaatctatattatatttttaggttGTTAACTCGAATTAAGCTTTCAACTCAATTCAATCCATAGATTGAGAATTAAGCTTTCAATCCAACTCAACCCATGAATTATTTTTAGGTTGTTAACTCGAATTAAGCTTTCAATCCAATTCAATCCATGGATTGAGTTCAATCCAATTCAATCCATGGATTGAGAATTAAGCTTTCAATAATTAAGCTTTCAATCTAAATTCAATCCATGGATTGAGAATTAAGCTTTCAATCTAACTCAACGAGAATTAAGCTTTCAATAACTTGagttgtattgttttttttcgtttctaaattttataaaattgtttaaaaaaaaaaatgtttaaaatgaaaagaaagaaaatccaaCGCACAAGGCCACAACATAGTTAACctaattatttaacttttattaaataaataaagttcaaaattgtttattttctaagtAAAAAAGTTTACCTTTCGAAATtaccttttgaaattttcaactcAATCTAATCTATATATACGAGTTAGGTTATTCAAGTTACTCGAACCCCTATTTGGAAGTTGAAAACATATTCAGAATCACTTATTTTGcactaaaattattgttattgtttgaTAAACATCGTTTGGGTGGCAGCCATGTGCTTTGACTAAAATCTGTTGCAATGAAAAGTTTGTATTTggtaaatttaactttatacataaataaactGGCTAAATTGTGGTAAAAACTACTGTGTTCTTAGATTCAATAACtaaaatagatatattaaaataatggttCATACATGTGTAGGTATGCATTTATAAATTGATTATTGAATATTAAGAGgtaataactttaattttctttaaaatataggGTTTAATAAGGACTGGTTATGGgataacaaaaaattcatatgaaactatatagtaaaaaaaacttaaatagatTAAGGAGGATTTTACTCTGTTTTACAAATaatctcattttaaaaaaaaaaaagaaattgtctCAATAAGAaatctaagaaaaataaaatttataattaaaaattgaaacaattacTGTGGTTGATTTCACATGACACTTTCCGAATAGGTTATATTTGTAGTTCATATGTTGAGAGAAAATAcaggaaaatattaaaaaagtaaaaaggaatCCAAACAATTCTTCACATGCctacagagagagagagagagaaaacaaaataacaaataaaatgataataatagtaataataaaaaggaatcCAAACAGTTCCTGAAACTGAAAACAAGTAGTCTAAAAGTAGATTCTAAAATTGCACCAAAGCATTGTCAAACATACGCATTTGAAGGCCATTTCAATTACCACCACGGCTAACATCAGATATCTGcctaaacaaaaactttaCATATACCAACAATATAGAATTTCAAGTCAAATGAAGCCAGCAAATATTGAATTGAATGTGTCtcaaaagtagtttttgaCCTGAGAACTATGAAAGATCAATTCACTGTTGTTTAAAGAAGAATAGAGCATAAGTCTTCAAGATGTTTAACTATGTATGTAAAGGAACTAATGATGCATAATAATATTAACTAGAAATTCTAACCATTTCTTTACAATAAATGTGCAGCAAAAGCCACGACaagtaaattaattgaaactaTCACAAGATACGATCCAATAACATAAAAGTATGGATTctagaaaatgatatttacCTGTACAATGGTCATAGCcctattttaagtttttaaccATCTAAACAATTGATATAATATCTATAGACGTTGCTGTGGGAGAAGTTTTGTTACCATTATAACAGTGTCAAGTTGAGATCAAAAGAACTCGAACCTCTGTCATTGTCCAATGGCAACCACTCCCAATTCTGTAATTGCGTCGCAGTGTATTTACAAAGCACGATATTGATGATAAAAACGGCAGTGCAGGAAGGCGAAGGAGCCAACCTGGGAACAAAATTGCCTCATATTTAGCTGTTAAAAgcataaaacagaaaaatttaGTTTGCATACCAAATCTTGAGATGGTTTCCTTTACTATACCATTTTGTTAAGACATTCAAAGCCTTACCTTGATGGAAGTTCATGAATCTTAAATCAGATATTCACATTCACACCTCTTCAGGTGTTCAACCGAACCAAATCAAAGAGGTTGATCTGGCAATACCTTCtactaaaaacataatatgGTCTCACTTTGCTTTAACTgaacttctttctttcatggcttccttctctatttttttcttttcagcaTCAGCCtgcctttcattttcttctcgtGACTTCCTGAACATCTTGACGAAGACTATCAAAATTTGAGTCACTGCCAAGAAAAGCccaacaaaattcattagTTATAGTTTCAACGCAAATTT of the Cucumis sativus cultivar 9930 chromosome 3, Cucumber_9930_V3, whole genome shotgun sequence genome contains:
- the LOC101217286 gene encoding probable polyamine transporter At1g31830 isoform X5, which gives rise to MEPRISASQIHSTEFEQKEFQPQSIAAAPHCNGAKEEPLIVSDSDHQKLRTSPARQASVSMGEINRAEYVSVGESPSPPVVSNAKKVSVLPLVFLIFYEVSGGPFGVEDSVGAAGPLLALLGFLVFPLIWSIPEALITAEMGTMFPENGGYVVWVSSALGPFWGFQQGWMKWLSGVIDNALYPVLFLDYLKSEIPALGGGLPRVAAVLALTVILTYMNYRGLTIVGWVAVILGVFSILPFAVMGLVSIPKLRPARWVVVNLKDVDWNLYLNTLFWNLNYWDSISTLAGEVENPNKTLPKALFYALILVVLSYFLPLLSGTGAIALNRELWTDGYFSDVAKIIGGAWLGWWIQGAAAMSNMGMFVAEMSSDSFQLLGMAERGMLPEFFSKRSRHGTPLIGILFSASGVVLLSWLSFQEIVAAENFLYCFGMILEFLAFIKLRIKHPAASRPYKIPVGTAGSILMCIPPTILICIVLALSTVKVMIVSLAAVAIGLLLQPGLKYVEKKRWLKFSVSADLPDLHFANRDRPDTLVY
- the LOC101217286 gene encoding probable polyamine transporter At1g31830 isoform X1, with amino-acid sequence MKTTHQQEPPISAPQIPSAELDQKDVQPHSIAAVAASPLKPSIVSDSDHQAHQQEPRISASQIHSTEFEQKEFQPQSIAAAPHCNGAKEEPLIVSDSDHQKLRTSPARQASVSMGEINRAEYVSVGESPSPPVVSNAKKVSVLPLVFLIFYEVSGGPFGVEDSVGAAGPLLALLGFLVFPLIWSIPEALITAEMGTMFPENGGYVVWVSSALGPFWGFQQGWMKWLSGVIDNALYPVLFLDYLKSEIPALGGGLPRVAAVLALTVILTYMNYRGLTIVGWVAVILGVFSILPFAVMGLVSIPKLRPARWVVVNLKDVDWNLYLNTLFWNLNYWDSISTLAGEVENPNKTLPKALFYALILVVLSYFLPLLSGTGAIALNRELWTDGYFSDVAKIIGGAWLGWWIQGAAAMSNMGMFVAEMSSDSFQLLGMAERGMLPEFFSKRSRHGTPLIGILFSASGVVLLSWLSFQEIVAAENFLYCFGMILEFLAFIKLRIKHPAASRPYKIPVGTAGSILMCIPPTILICIVLALSTVKVMIVSLAAVAIGLLLQPGLKYVEKKRWLKFSVSADLPDLHFANRDRPDTLVY
- the LOC101217286 gene encoding probable polyamine transporter At1g31830 isoform X3 is translated as MKAHQQEPRISASQIHSTEFEQKEFQPQSIAAAPHCNGAKEEPLIVSDSDHQKLRTSPARQASVSMGEINRAEYVSVGESPSPPVVSNAKKVSVLPLVFLIFYEVSGGPFGVEDSVGAAGPLLALLGFLVFPLIWSIPEALITAEMGTMFPENGGYVVWVSSALGPFWGFQQGWMKWLSGVIDNALYPVLFLDYLKSEIPALGGGLPRVAAVLALTVILTYMNYRGLTIVGWVAVILGVFSILPFAVMGLVSIPKLRPARWVVVNLKDVDWNLYLNTLFWNLNYWDSISTLAGEVENPNKTLPKALFYALILVVLSYFLPLLSGTGAIALNRELWTDGYFSDVAKIIGGAWLGWWIQGAAAMSNMGMFVAEMSSDSFQLLGMAERGMLPEFFSKRSRHGTPLIGILFSASGVVLLSWLSFQEIVAAENFLYCFGMILEFLAFIKLRIKHPAASRPYKIPVGTAGSILMCIPPTILICIVLALSTVKVMIVSLAAVAIGLLLQPGLKYVEKKRWLKFSVSADLPDLHFANRDRPDTLVY
- the LOC101217286 gene encoding probable polyamine transporter At1g31830 isoform X2 yields the protein MKTTHQQEPPISAPQIPSAELDQKDVQPHSIAAVAASPLKPSIVSDSDHQEPRISASQIHSTEFEQKEFQPQSIAAAPHCNGAKEEPLIVSDSDHQKLRTSPARQASVSMGEINRAEYVSVGESPSPPVVSNAKKVSVLPLVFLIFYEVSGGPFGVEDSVGAAGPLLALLGFLVFPLIWSIPEALITAEMGTMFPENGGYVVWVSSALGPFWGFQQGWMKWLSGVIDNALYPVLFLDYLKSEIPALGGGLPRVAAVLALTVILTYMNYRGLTIVGWVAVILGVFSILPFAVMGLVSIPKLRPARWVVVNLKDVDWNLYLNTLFWNLNYWDSISTLAGEVENPNKTLPKALFYALILVVLSYFLPLLSGTGAIALNRELWTDGYFSDVAKIIGGAWLGWWIQGAAAMSNMGMFVAEMSSDSFQLLGMAERGMLPEFFSKRSRHGTPLIGILFSASGVVLLSWLSFQEIVAAENFLYCFGMILEFLAFIKLRIKHPAASRPYKIPVGTAGSILMCIPPTILICIVLALSTVKVMIVSLAAVAIGLLLQPGLKYVEKKRWLKFSVSADLPDLHFANRDRPDTLVY
- the LOC101217286 gene encoding probable polyamine transporter At1g31830 isoform X6, encoding MKLRTSPARQASVSMGEINRAEYVSVGESPSPPVVSNAKKVSVLPLVFLIFYEVSGGPFGVEDSVGAAGPLLALLGFLVFPLIWSIPEALITAEMGTMFPENGGYVVWVSSALGPFWGFQQGWMKWLSGVIDNALYPVLFLDYLKSEIPALGGGLPRVAAVLALTVILTYMNYRGLTIVGWVAVILGVFSILPFAVMGLVSIPKLRPARWVVVNLKDVDWNLYLNTLFWNLNYWDSISTLAGEVENPNKTLPKALFYALILVVLSYFLPLLSGTGAIALNRELWTDGYFSDVAKIIGGAWLGWWIQGAAAMSNMGMFVAEMSSDSFQLLGMAERGMLPEFFSKRSRHGTPLIGILFSASGVVLLSWLSFQEIVAAENFLYCFGMILEFLAFIKLRIKHPAASRPYKIPVGTAGSILMCIPPTILICIVLALSTVKVMIVSLAAVAIGLLLQPGLKYVEKKRWLKFSVSADLPDLHFANRDRPDTLVY
- the LOC101217286 gene encoding probable polyamine transporter At1g31830 isoform X4, whose translation is MAHQQEPRISASQIHSTEFEQKEFQPQSIAAAPHCNGAKEEPLIVSDSDHQKLRTSPARQASVSMGEINRAEYVSVGESPSPPVVSNAKKVSVLPLVFLIFYEVSGGPFGVEDSVGAAGPLLALLGFLVFPLIWSIPEALITAEMGTMFPENGGYVVWVSSALGPFWGFQQGWMKWLSGVIDNALYPVLFLDYLKSEIPALGGGLPRVAAVLALTVILTYMNYRGLTIVGWVAVILGVFSILPFAVMGLVSIPKLRPARWVVVNLKDVDWNLYLNTLFWNLNYWDSISTLAGEVENPNKTLPKALFYALILVVLSYFLPLLSGTGAIALNRELWTDGYFSDVAKIIGGAWLGWWIQGAAAMSNMGMFVAEMSSDSFQLLGMAERGMLPEFFSKRSRHGTPLIGILFSASGVVLLSWLSFQEIVAAENFLYCFGMILEFLAFIKLRIKHPAASRPYKIPVGTAGSILMCIPPTILICIVLALSTVKVMIVSLAAVAIGLLLQPGLKYVEKKRWLKFSVSADLPDLHFANRDRPDTLVY